The nucleotide window actacatagtgtagtgatcagtcaaacaacaccaggattcgaaccccagctgcccgcatggcagtcaggtgaacaaacctctacgccatgaagtggccacactctACTTTGTCTTTaatggaaagtcttgactacacatggttgtttctatttaagggaaaaataattcctACCTGGGATTCGAACACTAACTGCCCACTTGGCAGTCatgtgaacaaacctctacaccatgaagtggccacaccttaccttgtcgtttttggaaacccttgagtacacacgattgcttctatttaagggaaaaagacaCCACGTCAGGAGTCGAACCGCACTTgcccgcatggcagtcaggcgaatgaacctctgcaccacagatatggctataaaacctatactgcagctacagctgcgacacaaataaaaagcatcagtaataacctcatacaatattattcaggaatatagccacattttactcaccaaaaatcctttttatttgaCCTTTCCTAATGatgtccgtcttgaaaatggctttgacagtaaatctgcaaccatatCCACTCCTTCTCCTCCGGCCATTGTTTGTTGACAAAACTGCAATTAAATCAACagaacaatatactatttgcttgtgcagctcgttCCAGATAGCTTGGTAGCTCtgactagtccactctatcagtagccaatcatagttggtgaaagcgatgacgcatccctacgcctgcgagggcatggtgtcgccaactcgaaatctgattggttaaagcaacagttttatcgcttattttatgctgcagtgcctgcagaactgattgtgaaagcctccaggtagatttctgaccctggcaacaaataatggctgaaatgcgattggttaaatgcttaaatatgaaaacacatctggaagcagcgtaacaaagcaatgaaaggaagctgacggacaatttggaattatttaataagtaaaatataattaacatcagtctgtgattccgatatttttttaggccttgCAGGCTCTGGCGGTCCACCACTGCTGAATTTCAATGCTGACAAAATTCTGTATTAAAACTTCAAATTCAAAAAGCCCATATTTACACCCGGTCTTTAATGAATAACCCAATTTTAGggttttgtgtgtctttttaaacgACAAATTTTAGCATAAGACTGAAACAAATGTGTTGCTGTTACCTTTTGGTCTATCATGATCTGCTCTTGAATAAGCTCGTGTCACTGATTGACAAGTCCAGAGGTGATTCATTCTAAACAGCGAGTGCATATGCACTCAAGCACTCATTTAGCGGAGGTGGCGGCACTTTCAATGCATGGTGACGGAGAAGACCACCTGAGGCGGAGAGATGTGGAGTGAATTAAAAGCAGTTGAGTCACACTAAGAGGTTCTTATCATCGCAACACGTACGCACGATGACAGCTTATCACCCTGCTGCATGCTGACATCACACATGACGACCTGAATTGCAAATGAGGTGATTAGGACCAAAGTCCACCTCATCCACGTGCTTGTACACCAAATGAGATGCAAAGGTTCCAGTATTCTCTTTTCACTTGAACGTACTCAAGACACCAGTTTCCACTGGTGGAGAAATCACATTTTAACCAACATTGCCCTTATTTTACTGTGTACCCAACACACTTTGGAAAAGAAACAGTTCATCTACTGAGgatttattctgaaatgttcagTCCCAGAGTACAAAAGCACCATTTTGGAATTTGGACTTGGCATTGAGTTCTCTACCAGATAACATTTTGAAGAGGGGTgggactgtaaaaaaaataaatagatcacTTCATCAACCTCAATGACTGTATGACAGTAACTTCATCGGCACCTTGATCAAGTACAAGGAATATATCGTGataaaaaataaggaaatagcAGTCTTTTTAGAACAAAGGAAAgaaaagggggagaaaaaaacattgctctcaaaatacatgaaactaTGTGTACCGCTTTCTACCAGAATAGACATGAAAATCTAGAATGCTGACATTGTATGTCAAAATACACTTGAAAAAAGTTAGCACCCATTTCTCTTCCAAGTTTTAATCCACACAATCAGTCCAAACTAAAAATAAGAGGTAAACTGAACTTATATCAAGTAGGCAAAACTTAACATGTTAAGTAAATGTACTGAACATTTGTAAAATTCCCTTTGGCGGACCCTTGACAAACTCTTAAATTGCACATGTGATAGTCAGCATCCAGGCCATGTCACCAGACCGCGCAAACACAGGGGGCAGCATCAGTAACCAGTACCCTGAAACTTATTATAAGGCCTCTCCTGCTCACCGTGATACATTCACTACAGGGAAGCCAGATCAGATCCAGCAAACTGACTAATTTGCACTTATAAAGACATCATAGAAGGAGGAAAGGCGTAAAAAGGGTTTCACTTCTAGGACATTTTCCCAATTTGGACTTTCTTCCAGGCCTCTGACGCAGTGAATATGCAGGAGTCAATAATGCCTGCCACTGTAAACGTTCCTCCAACGATGGCGCAAatctgcaaaaacaaaaaatgaaagaagagAGACAATCTGTTAGCAATGAAATCATTCCTGCTGATTTATAATCTGTTATAGTTGTAGATCAAAAGGAAGGAATGTGAGCAAACAAGATCATATTTGAGTCACAACTTTAAGAAATGACTCATGAGTGCACTTAAGAGCACAGTCATGGCCTGCTTTTAAGTTCTGTTAAGTCATTATGAGACCAAAAAAACGCAAAAGGTGCAACTCATCATCCAAAATACCAATTTCGGCTTGACCAAACTGTAAGTcagtaagttaaaaaaaatgaaatagaaaagaaaaacatcctTGCTGTCCagagaaacatatttttttaaattagtaattaaataatttgtaaaaaaaaaaaaatacatttgtaaaaaaaaaaaccctccacTGACAGAAAGTATAGGATTTAATTCGAAtacaataatgttttttttttacagtgagagttgttaaaatgtataaaacaaATTGGACAATGGACGCTAATCTGAAAAATTAATAGCgacacttttcttttttaattggaaaGCAGTGtataaaatggtttttaaaagtcaaaaagatTATAAATATAGAAGTATAGAGAAAATGTTTTGATTCGGCAGGAATGGAAAAATTGATCTCGTAGGGCTGAGttacagattgtttttttttacccaattttttttattgtttacaaAAGATCAAAATATATGTTTAGTATAAATCAAGGTGAAATGTCGAACAAAAATAACGGAAAAAAATATCTGCAcccgaaaaaaacaaatatttttccccctcaattATTCACAATCAAAAACCTTAACTTGTTTATAAACTTTGTATTTATTGCCCAGGCGTAAAATCTTCTAAATGATCCAAAAATAGTATGAAAGGGATATCTGCCAtttatcagaaaaaaataaaccgcgtgaaaatatttgaaatcgCTTAAGGAAAGGATATTCCCCTTTTCACCTCAAACGATCAATTCTCCTATCTGGCCACATTTCCAATTACAGTGAGAAGATATAAATAAAGTGATGTTTAGACAGGGTTTCTGGATTTATAACCACAGCAGAGTTCACTCACACTAGTAATGAAGCGGTAAAGGGGTTGCCTCCTTTCTGTGTACTTGACTGTGATTGGACTGAGGTCATATCGGAACCAGATGGCCGGTATGATCCTTCCCGTGTGACTGTATGCAACATATTCCTGTGAAAAGAATGTACGTTACATAGCAGAGTGCTGTGGGAGAAGCGCTCTTTTGTTTTGGATGAAAGGCCAACGATGGGTAATTGCATCCTTATCCTTATCTGGAGGCCTTTATGAGTCATAAAAGAATCATGTTACTCGCCATTTATTTAGAAGGAATCTTAATTCAAATCATATGTAGGAACTGTGTTTTGCTTTGTTCAATTTCATCATAttccacccacacacactcgttGCTCACCGCCCTCACACTACAAAAGTATGCGTTTTGAGGAACATTCTTTCAATACATGAACATTACGCATACACAGAAGAGAGTATTAAAGGGGGGCACCTTGTTGGCTACCGTGTACTGGTAAGAGAACCTCTGTTTTCCTGATAGATCTTCATAAACTGTTGGAACGATCTTCAGGATGTAGTCATGTGAGGCCAGCGctgcaaggggaaaaaaattaatcaatttttgTCAGTTGAGTCATTTTCTGTGCAAGCAAAATGTTATTGGTTAGTTCTAaacaccaaaatatttttttgtaatacataattcatttttttccttttgtttgtttctgaTAGCAACTTTAAGACATTAAAATGGGGTTGCTAAAAATTACACATTAggtcaaaatgaaaaaatggtttaatatctaaatgctCAAACTTGCACAAAAAGTTATAATTAATGTTTAATTGTCAATTCCTTTGATAATAATGTATAGTAATtagtgtatatttaaaaatgattaaaattgagTTAAGTAAAATAAAGAATTTTGGCAGAAACTCCAGACAGATTTTAAGGTGcaggtttaaaaataatattaaaatgtaacgGATCGGTAGACATTCCGCTTTAAGAAGTCTCACTCTCAGTTTTCAGATGCTGAAAAATATTTGGGTCAAGTATAATACGTCATTCTGAAAAAGATCAACTTGTACtttttatgcatgtttttattttttgaggaGCACAAAAAAAGTCAGCTTTATTGGGGTTTTTTTGGCATCAGAAATGTACTGAGTTGGCCTTTttactaataaataaatcatccaTATATGATATCATATCTTTGGGCAATAAAAAAAGTGGAAAGCTGCCAAAAAATGATAAACTCTTGAAGAATGACACCTGCGTGTGTTCGCCTGTTCTAATTCTGTCCGAAAGCGCGGCGACgtcacaggtaaaaaaaaaaaaaaaacctgtacgCAGATGCATTGTCCACATGCAGTCCTCGACACATCAGGACTTATTTGTATTTTGAGAGGAATTTTCTTCCTCGCAGATAACATCTATGATAAAGCGTGAATCAGGTTTCCATTGAATCTGCCTGCGTTCCATCCCACTGAATCACAACACgcaatcatcgcacgtggtgaCGGTGCAGAAACCTACGATTGGACGCCAGCTTGTCAGCTCCTCCTAAAGCATTGAAGGCACCTTGGACATTTTGTACCTGttggagaaacaaaaaaagatgactgctGTTTTtccctgttttattttttccccattttgtgTTGTTAATGTGTCATAGGCATGGCATTCTCCACCTGAAGCCTCTCTCCAAATGCCAGTTTGTGGATAGTGTGAGTCATGTCAGGGCTTTGAGGCTGCGCTGTGGCACTGTGTGTGGACACGTGGAAGTTTCCTGGCACCTGATCATACATGAAACAAATACAGTATGCAAATAGTGTAAACATGACAAGTCAGTCCACCTGTCTTTAATAAATAACTCCCTTTGATTGCCGTTGTCACAGGGCTTTCTGTTAGGttcatcattattatagatgcatacctgtcaacctctgccgataactgcccttataaatgattattgattccccttagaaacccccaaaaaaccttacaaacaccgtacgactcgtacggtgtttgtaaggttttttgggggtttgtaaggggaatcaataatcatttataagggccgttatcggcagaggttgacaggtatgtagatgtgtatcaatattattatattatatgtacttgcaacaaagagtaattgacattaatacaaagggcattttaatgcatctcttgcaaaagtgaggactgtggttcgcatcaagaggactgggaatggccttgggcaggatgggttcacaacaatAACGGTGGACTGTTTTTCAGCTTCGGAAGAGGAGTCCACAACAAACGGTCTTGGGAAcagtggactgttttggcttcgCGAGAGGAGTTCACCACAAGCGCCCTTGGGAAcagtggactgttttggcttcgCAGGTCGGGTCCACAACTGGCGCTCTTGAGAgaattcgacagacctacaattgttttgatgactgtgataTGTGAAATGTTATGAAACTCTAAATacgtttagacttctgtggggcatggcgttaaaatcttatgaataaagtaGCGAgcgagacctcgagttgttagaatgatctaggCTACATTCGTGGATGGATGtatttctcttcttgcaagaattaaacaaagatgtgacttcagatgcctcttttattgtgaatttggaaatacctaaagATTTTTCCAACACTTTCCTTTCAAATTTACCATATGAGCACACAATATTCCCttatcattttcatgtttttttgttattaaaaatagattggacgtctaggacAATCAAGAGGAGTCAATGAGTGAGAAAGGTAAATGAAAAGTCTTCATTTGTGCTTGTGGGTTGGAAACTAGATGTTCCTCACACACTGTGAGGCAATCGTGCCGAAACGTCCAATTATTCCACAAGGGAACGTGCCGAATGTCCGATTGCTGGGTTAATGATTGTGGGTCAGTTTAGGGACTGACTAATCGGGATACAGCATGTTGTGTATGGATGTTTGTGAGAGTAGACTACCTTGTTGATGGCAAATTCCCCTTCAAAACGGCAACCTGCTCCATGGTTGAGAATGACTTTCATGGAATTGTCAATGTGGCCAACCTCATGGCGACCCATTTCATCTTGGATGTCCAAGCCCACCACTGCAAGAGGAGAAGCAAACAATTACAATTCTATAGAAACAGTGTCAACAGTTGTTTTGAAATCCAGCAAACAGGAAATAATAATCAAGCAACTTTATGTAAGATTTTCTGGATAAATGTGGCATGCATGGTGTTAAACAGACAGTAAACAGTAGAGTAAATTAAAATACACCTGATAAAG belongs to Stigmatopora argus isolate UIUO_Sarg chromosome 9, RoL_Sarg_1.0, whole genome shotgun sequence and includes:
- the ergic1 gene encoding endoplasmic reticulum-Golgi intermediate compartment protein 1 isoform X2; protein product: MTFDVRRFDIYRKVPKDLTQPTYSGAFISILCCLVILFLFLSELTGFIATEIVNELYVDDPDKDSGGKIEVSLNISLPNLHCDLVGLDIQDEMGRHEVGHIDNSMKVILNHGAGCRFEGEFAINKVQNVQGAFNALGGADKLASNPLASHDYILKIVPTVYEDLSGKQRFSYQYTVANKEYVAYSHTGRIIPAIWFRYDLSPITVKYTERRQPLYRFITSICAIVGGTFTVAGIIDSCIFTASEAWKKVQIGKMS
- the ergic1 gene encoding endoplasmic reticulum-Golgi intermediate compartment protein 1 isoform X1 — protein: MTFDVRRFDIYRKVPKDLTQPTYSGAFISILCCLVILFLFLSELTGFIATEIVNELYVDDPDKDSGGKIEVSLNISLPNLHCDLVGLDIQDEMGRHEVGHIDNSMKVILNHGAGCRFEGEFAINKVPGNFHVSTHSATAQPQSPDMTHTIHKLAFGERLQVQNVQGAFNALGGADKLASNPLASHDYILKIVPTVYEDLSGKQRFSYQYTVANKEYVAYSHTGRIIPAIWFRYDLSPITVKYTERRQPLYRFITSICAIVGGTFTVAGIIDSCIFTASEAWKKVQIGKMS
- the ergic1 gene encoding endoplasmic reticulum-Golgi intermediate compartment protein 1 isoform X3, which encodes MTFDVRRFDIYRKVPKDLTQPTYSGAFMVGLDIQDEMGRHEVGHIDNSMKVILNHGAGCRFEGEFAINKVPGNFHVSTHSATAQPQSPDMTHTIHKLAFGERLQVQNVQGAFNALGGADKLASNPLASHDYILKIVPTVYEDLSGKQRFSYQYTVANKEYVAYSHTGRIIPAIWFRYDLSPITVKYTERRQPLYRFITSICAIVGGTFTVAGIIDSCIFTASEAWKKVQIGKMS